One window from the genome of Pedobacter schmidteae encodes:
- a CDS encoding fasciclin domain-containing protein, which produces MYNYKTIIKGLTFITCIAFILTGCKKDEYYQDTGITNAKFDGTIMQYLDSKPFQFDTLSQVIRLAGMEEVFNKEEITFFAPQDPSIGAVIDNLNAYLNRTGRDSVRTLSDIKPKAWREMLSMYVFKGTNRLKDYRQVDTLALDTYSGQGYLAYNGKPMNIGVVFNDAVNGPVDNRTIIKYGGYRQLMVSYIPDLAYPKAFWINAKVSSSDINPTNGIVHAIKFSNHFFGFDPYNFVTVALENGIGK; this is translated from the coding sequence ATGTACAACTATAAAACGATTATAAAAGGACTCACATTCATTACATGTATCGCCTTCATCTTAACAGGATGTAAAAAAGATGAGTACTATCAGGATACGGGCATCACCAACGCAAAATTTGACGGTACCATTATGCAATATCTGGATTCAAAACCCTTTCAATTCGACACACTAAGCCAGGTAATCAGGCTTGCCGGAATGGAAGAGGTATTCAACAAAGAAGAGATTACTTTTTTTGCGCCACAAGACCCTTCTATAGGGGCCGTGATTGATAACTTAAATGCGTACCTCAACCGAACGGGAAGAGATTCTGTAAGAACCCTTTCGGATATTAAACCTAAGGCCTGGAGGGAGATGCTGTCAATGTATGTTTTTAAAGGAACCAACAGACTTAAGGATTATCGCCAGGTAGATACGCTGGCATTGGATACTTATTCTGGACAGGGTTATCTAGCTTATAATGGCAAGCCAATGAACATTGGCGTAGTATTTAACGATGCGGTTAATGGACCCGTTGACAACAGGACTATCATCAAATACGGGGGATATCGTCAGTTGATGGTATCTTATATTCCTGATTTAGCCTATCCTAAGGCTTTTTGGATCAATGCAAAGGTATCTTCATCAGATATCAATCCAACCAACGGAATTGTTCACGCGATAAAATTCAGCAATCATTTTTTTGGCTTTGACCCCTATAATTTTGTTACAGTGGCCTTAGAAAATGGTATTGGCAAATAA